ATACAAAATGTTTTGTTGGGTTGTCTAAAAATAGATAGAAAATTTGATTAAATACGATCATCGACCAGTTTATGGCTAGAAAAAGCATCACTAAAGTCGTACAAATTTTATAGCCTTTTCTAAATTTTGGCAATCTTACGCGATACGAATTAAAAAAAACTCTTACCATAAGTGGCGTTGCGATCACGCAAAATGGCAAAAACTGCTCAAGCTCCAGTCTTTGACGCACAGAGACTATCATACAAAAGCAAAATGAGCAAATCACAATAAACCATAAAAGATCTTTTTTCTCTTTTACCCAAATTCTATAAATCGTATAGACAAAAAAGATAAAAATAAATGGCGAGAAAACAGCGGCAAAGATACCAAAAGTATCGATAAAGTGCCCACTTGGCCTACCATTTGTATCAAAACCAAAAAAGTAAAGTGTTAGCAAAAACAAAATAGCACTTAGCCAAGCAAGCGGAGGCCTTCTTTTATAAAGTGAAAATATAAAAAATCCTGCGTAAAATATCAAAAAATCGCCATCTATAAAAAAAGAAAGACAAAAAAATGTTACAAATAAAATTTTATTTTTAACATGAAAAAAGTATATACATAGGAGCGCCAGCATAACGCAAAGCCCAGCATTATTGACGATAAGAGCTGAAGCTAGCGTGCCAGGAAGTAAGATAAAAAGCAATACCGCAATAAGTCTGTCAAACTCTAATTTAATGTAAAATTTGCTTATCTTATACATTAAAACGACACTTATTACATGAAAAGCGATCATCACGGATCTTAGAGCAATATCTGTTTGACCAAAAATTTGAACACTTAAGTTTAAAACATGGCTAAGAAAATTTTGTTTGTTAAAAAAAATTTCAGCTTCACTGTAACTTATGCTAAGAGAATTTGCCGTATAAAGTAAAAATATACAATCAATCAAACATATCAAAAATACGCTAAAAGCGACGTGATGTCCAACAAATTCTCTAAATTTATCTAGCAAAAATTTTCCTTAAATATGTATATCCCAAAAAAACTCAATCCAATCGTGAGCCTCTTTTACCTTAAATTCTGGCAAAAGTAGGGCCTTCTCTTTATAAAAGACGGTCGCTATTTTGATATCTAAATTTGGATAGCGCTTAAGCAGTTCTCTTTTTATCTCGACCATGCTCTCTCCACTGTCGATGATGTCATCGACGAGTAAAATTTTAGTGTATTTGCTAAGATCTGGCACGTTAAAGATGTTAATCGTATCAAGCTTGTTTGTATCTTCATAGTGGATAGAATTTAGGGTAAATAAATTTCTATTGTTAAGCGCAACAGCTAGCGAGTGGCCAAGCGTTAGACCGCCTCTTGCCACAGCTAGTATCACCTCTGGATCAAACTCATCTTTTATCTGTTTTGCCATCTTTTTAGTATCAATAGCAAATTCATCGTAGCTATAAAATATCATCTTTCTTCCTTATCAATGCACTAAAAATACGATAAAACTAATGAGCGCTAGCACTACTACACCTAAATTTATATCGCTAAATTCTCTCTTTATGAGCTTAACTATGACGTATGACATAAAACCAAATGCAAGGCCGTTTGTGATCGAATAAGTAAGTGGTATGAGCACAACTATGAAAAATGTTGCAACCGCAATGGCTGGATCTTTGAAATTTATACTAGCAAGCTCAGCAAACATAAGCACGCCAACCATTACAAGGATCGGATAGATAGCATTGCCAGGGATCGCTTTAAAAAGTGGCAACATAAAGAGTGTAAGTATAAATAAAAGTCCGCAAAATACAGCCGTTAGACCAGTTCTGCCGCCCTCTTCTACGCCGCTAGCACTCTCTACAAACGATGTGGTCGTACTTACGCCTACAAGCGAGCCAGCTGCCGTAGCAATAGCGTCAGCTTCAAGAGTTTTTTCAAGTTTTACGACGCCATCTTTTTTGTTTTCATCAAAAATTCCAGCCCTCGTGCCTACACCAGCTAGTGTGCCTATCGAGTCAAAAAGATCAGTCACAAAAAAGGTGATAACAACTGGCAGCAAGGCTAGACTAAGCGCGCCTTTTATATCAAGCTCTAAAAATATCGGAGAGATAGAAGCCGGAGTTGAGAAAATTTCTGTTGGATGAGGAGCGATACCAAGCACCCAAGCTATCACTGAAGTAGCAAGCACAGCTAGGATAAACGCGCCCTTTATCTTCCACGCCCAAAAGCAAATAACTAAAAATAGTCCCAAAACGCCAAGAAGTACGTTTGGATCTTTGAAATTTCCTATACCAACCAAAACTGCGTCGCTATTTACGATAAAGCCCATTTGTTGAAATGCGACAAAGCTGATAAATGTACCTATGCCAGCACTTATCGCTCTTCGTAGGTCAAGCGGGATGGATCTAATTATCCACATTCTAAAATTTGTAAAAGACAAGACGACAAATATCACGCCGCTTAGAAAAACAACGCCAAGAGCCGTTTGCCAAGGTACTTTCATGCCGATGCAAAGACCAAATGTAAAATAAGCATTAAGTCCCATACCAACGCTCATCGCAACTGGTGTGTTCGCCCAAAGACCATTTAATATCGTAGAAAAGATGGTAATTAGCGCAGTTGCCGTGATTAATGCCTCATAAGGCATACCAGTTTTGCTCATAATGATCGCATTTACCGGCACGATATACATCATCGCCAAAAACGTCGTAAGTCCCGCTCCAAATTCCTGCTTCACACTCGTTTTATTTTGTGCTAAGTCAAAAAATTTCACCCCAAGCTCCTTTTAGTAAATTTTAAGTTCGTTATATAAACTATCACGCTCAACCGGCGTAAAACCAGATGTCTTTATGAGATCGCAAAATGTCTTTAGTGTAACGCCATTTGCGCTATTTGCACCAGCTGCACTTTGTATACTCTCTTTTTCTATCGTGCCATCAAGATCATCAGCGCCAAATTCCTGAGCGATCATCGCTAAATTTAGCGTCGAAGTAGCCCAGTAAGCTTTGATATGTGGAACATTATCAAGCACTAGACGTGAGATCGCCAGAGTCTTTAAAATTTCAGCCGATCCTAGAAATTTCACATCTTTTAAGTAGTTATTTTCTCTTTGATAGACAAGCGGGATAAACGCGTTAAATCCACCAGTTTCATCCTGCAAATCCCTAATCCTTAGCATATGATCGATCCTGTTGTCGCGGCTTTCTATGTGACCAAAAAGCATCGTTGCATTGCTTTGTCTGCCGTGATCGTGCCACATTTTATGGATCTTTAGCCAGTTTTCGCTACTTACTTTGCCTTTGCAAATTTTAGCCCTGACCTCTTCATCAAAAATTTCAGCCCCACCACCTGGCATGCTATCGACGCCGTATTCGAGCATCTTTTCTATAACCTCATCGTAGCTTAAGCCGTAATGCCTTGACAAAAAGTCGATCTCAGCTGCCGTCATCGCCTTTACGTGAAGCTCTGGATGAGCTGCTTTTATCTTTTTAAAAATTTCTAAATACCACTGCCAGCCACTTTTTGCGTTGTGAGCTGATACGATGTGTATCTCTTTTACGCCGTGGCTTACGCTCTCATCAACGATCTTTAAAATTTCTTCGTGGCTCATTAAGTATGGATTTGGATTTTTTCTGTGAGCTGAAAATGCGCAAAATTTACAGATATCAGCACAGATATTTGTTGGATTGATATGGCGATTTACATTAAAAAAGACCTTGTTGCCATGCAGTTTTCTGCGCTTTTTATCGGCAAATTTAGCCAAGGTAAAAAGATCAAGCCCATAAAGCGAAAAAGCCTCTTGCTTGCTTAATCTCTCGCCACTTTCTAGTTTTTGTAATAGATTCATTATTTGTATCGTCCTAAAGCTGAACTTAAGGCTTTATTATAGGCAAATAAAGCTTTGTTTTTGCAAAAATTATGTAACATTTGCCAAGATATTTTTAACAATGGAAACATTAAATGCTGGCCGATAAAAGTACCAAAAATAGCGATAATTATTTAAAAATCAAAGAGAAATTTCTTGATTTTAAGGCAAATTTGCCTAAACATTTTCAAAAAAATCAAGGCAGAAATTTCACAAATTTCTTAGCCAAAGAGTATGATGATTTTATAAAATCTTATTTAAATGAAACTATGCGAGATTTTTTTGATGAGTTTGTGCCGCAAAATGACAACTTTGCTTTTAGTGTTTTAGCTACTGGAAAATACGCCCAAACCTTACTTAGCGCGAATAGTGAGCTTGAAATTTTACTAGTTTATAAAAATTTAAAAGGCTATAACATAAAGAATTTCTTAAAAGAATTTAGCGAAATTTTAAGTAGCTCTGGAATAAATTTTTATATAAAAAGCGCTGAAATAGATGAAATTTTTACAAATTACAAAGACGATCTCAAATTTAAAAGCGAAACATCGCAAGTCCGATATATCTGTGGTTCAAAAAGTCTCTACCGCTTAGTAAAAAGCGAGATCATAAAATTAAAAGAATTTGATAAAAAAGCCTTTTTAAACTACCATTTAAAGGTATTTTTGCCATTTTCTAGCATCAGCTACTTAGCCCAAGAGCCAAATCTAAAAAGTGGCTTTGGCGGGATAGATGAAATTTATCACCTAAACTGCATACTAAACTGCCTAGATAGCGACATTTCAGTTAGATCACAAGCCCTAAAAGTTATGAATGAAAAAGAGATCGCTAGCTTTAACCTAAATGTGGACTTTTTACTAAGCCTACTAACCACCTTAAATTTAACGCAAAATTCTGATACTTTTAGCGCTTCAAGCGTTGAGATCACGACAAATTTCATGCAAACAAAGTCTAAAAAGCTTCAAGATAACGAAAGCGTTATCAGCCAAAAGATGCTAAGCTCAATGAATAATGTTGCTATTTATTCAAGGTTTATCGTCGCTTCTCTTTGCAGGCCATTTTTCAAAAGTGAGCTAAATTTTGATCAGAGAAAATTTGCAAGGCTAAAAAATGGCTTTTATGAGATAAATGGCGTTATTTACGTGCCGCTTCATAAAAAGCCAGCTCTCATTGAAAATCTAATAACCGAGCTTTTAGAACTAAAAGATGTGGATTATAAATTTGATATAAGCGCGATCTTTTACATCAAGCGAGCCATCATCACAAAAAGTGGCTTAGAGCGTGCTATCAGTGAGTTTAAAAAGATATTTTTAAGAAAAAATTCCTACGCGATTTTAAAATCATTGCTCGATGCGCAAATGATACAAATTTTAATAAAGCCAATGGAGCATATCAGCCAGCTAGCTCAGTACGACGGCTATCACGAATTTACGGTCGATGAGCATAGCATTTTAAGTGTAAAATTTCTTGAAAATATAAAAGATAAATTCATAAAAAATCTCTATACCGAGCTTTGCTTGGAGGGCAAGACGATGCTAAAGATCGTGACTTTAATGCACGACGTTGGCAAGGGGCTTGGCAAAGACCACGCAAATATCGGTGCTAATATCTTTAGAGCCTACGCAAACAAGCTAAATTTAAGCCAAAAAGCCGTAAATATCGGCGTCATCTTGATAAAATACCACACGCTAATGAGCAACGTCTCAAACAGAGAAGACATTTATTCCCAACGCGTTATATTTGCTTTTATCTCAAAGCTTGGCGACAAGCAGGTTTTAAAACTACTTTACATCCTTAGCTACTGCGTGATAAATGCGACAAACGAGAGGCTTTATAATGCCTACACAGCAAAGCTTTTAAGGGAACTTTATGAAATTTCTCTTAGTGCATTTAGCGATGAAAATTTACTCGATGAAGCGACAAGGCGAGTAAAAAAAGAGCAGTCTATAAAAAGAAATAGCGAGTTTTTGGTACTTGAACCAAGCTTGCAAGAGAAAATTTTTAAAATCACATCAAATCTTGTCTTTATAAAATATAGTGCAAGTGAGATCATAAATTTAAGCAAGGTTGCAGATAGCTTAGATGCGACAGAAATTTTTATAAATAACTCTAAAAATTTAAGCATTCAGATCTATACAAAAAAAAGCCTAAATTTAAGTGCCCTGCTCTATGAATTTGCTAAATTCGACCTGGCATACATGGAAATTTTTGAGCTATTTGAGAAGAAATTTTATATCAGGCTTGATTTTAACCAAAATGTTAAAAAAGAGGAGCTTGAAAATACTAAAAATTTAGCTCTAAAATCCTTAAATAGCGAGGTTTTAAAAGAGCCTTTGAAACCAAATATTAACAAAGATGAGATAAACTTCGAGCTAAATCACTCAAAAGATTACGCCAAACTTAGCATTAACGCAAAAGATCAGCGCGGACTAATGGCTTATGTGATGAGTGTTTTTGATAGGCTTCATTTTCAAGTCACGAGTGCGAGAATTCAGACGGTTAAAAATAGAACGAGAAATCTCTTTTTGATCGAGAAAAACGAGCGACTTGAGAGTAAAAGCG
The DNA window shown above is from Campylobacter concisus and carries:
- the mqnE gene encoding aminofutalosine synthase MqnE, which gives rise to MMNLLQKLESGERLSKQEAFSLYGLDLFTLAKFADKKRRKLHGNKVFFNVNRHINPTNICADICKFCAFSAHRKNPNPYLMSHEEILKIVDESVSHGVKEIHIVSAHNAKSGWQWYLEIFKKIKAAHPELHVKAMTAAEIDFLSRHYGLSYDEVIEKMLEYGVDSMPGGGAEIFDEEVRAKICKGKVSSENWLKIHKMWHDHGRQSNATMLFGHIESRDNRIDHMLRIRDLQDETGGFNAFIPLVYQRENNYLKDVKFLGSAEILKTLAISRLVLDNVPHIKAYWATSTLNLAMIAQEFGADDLDGTIEKESIQSAAGANSANGVTLKTFCDLIKTSGFTPVERDSLYNELKIY
- a CDS encoding phosphoribosyltransferase, with protein sequence MIFYSYDEFAIDTKKMAKQIKDEFDPEVILAVARGGLTLGHSLAVALNNRNLFTLNSIHYEDTNKLDTINIFNVPDLSKYTKILLVDDIIDSGESMVEIKRELLKRYPNLDIKIATVFYKEKALLLPEFKVKEAHDWIEFFWDIHI
- a CDS encoding glycosyltransferase family 39 protein, yielding MLDKFREFVGHHVAFSVFLICLIDCIFLLYTANSLSISYSEAEIFFNKQNFLSHVLNLSVQIFGQTDIALRSVMIAFHVISVVLMYKISKFYIKLEFDRLIAVLLFILLPGTLASALIVNNAGLCVMLALLCIYFFHVKNKILFVTFFCLSFFIDGDFLIFYAGFFIFSLYKRRPPLAWLSAILFLLTLYFFGFDTNGRPSGHFIDTFGIFAAVFSPFIFIFFVYTIYRIWVKEKKDLLWFIVICSFCFCMIVSVRQRLELEQFLPFCVIATPLMVRVFFNSYRVRLPKFRKGYKICTTLVMLFLAINWSMIVFNQIFYLFLDNPTKHFVYKFDVVKELAAKLKEAEIKDLYTDNKKLALRLKFYGIDVRDESKNLLVSADLDGKSKFCIEKMGKVIVNFDIRGK
- a CDS encoding NCS2 family permease; its protein translation is MKFFDLAQNKTSVKQEFGAGLTTFLAMMYIVPVNAIIMSKTGMPYEALITATALITIFSTILNGLWANTPVAMSVGMGLNAYFTFGLCIGMKVPWQTALGVVFLSGVIFVVLSFTNFRMWIIRSIPLDLRRAISAGIGTFISFVAFQQMGFIVNSDAVLVGIGNFKDPNVLLGVLGLFLVICFWAWKIKGAFILAVLATSVIAWVLGIAPHPTEIFSTPASISPIFLELDIKGALSLALLPVVITFFVTDLFDSIGTLAGVGTRAGIFDENKKDGVVKLEKTLEADAIATAAGSLVGVSTTTSFVESASGVEEGGRTGLTAVFCGLLFILTLFMLPLFKAIPGNAIYPILVMVGVLMFAELASINFKDPAIAVATFFIVVLIPLTYSITNGLAFGFMSYVIVKLIKREFSDINLGVVVLALISFIVFLVH
- a CDS encoding HD domain-containing protein, with protein sequence MLADKSTKNSDNYLKIKEKFLDFKANLPKHFQKNQGRNFTNFLAKEYDDFIKSYLNETMRDFFDEFVPQNDNFAFSVLATGKYAQTLLSANSELEILLVYKNLKGYNIKNFLKEFSEILSSSGINFYIKSAEIDEIFTNYKDDLKFKSETSQVRYICGSKSLYRLVKSEIIKLKEFDKKAFLNYHLKVFLPFSSISYLAQEPNLKSGFGGIDEIYHLNCILNCLDSDISVRSQALKVMNEKEIASFNLNVDFLLSLLTTLNLTQNSDTFSASSVEITTNFMQTKSKKLQDNESVISQKMLSSMNNVAIYSRFIVASLCRPFFKSELNFDQRKFARLKNGFYEINGVIYVPLHKKPALIENLITELLELKDVDYKFDISAIFYIKRAIITKSGLERAISEFKKIFLRKNSYAILKSLLDAQMIQILIKPMEHISQLAQYDGYHEFTVDEHSILSVKFLENIKDKFIKNLYTELCLEGKTMLKIVTLMHDVGKGLGKDHANIGANIFRAYANKLNLSQKAVNIGVILIKYHTLMSNVSNREDIYSQRVIFAFISKLGDKQVLKLLYILSYCVINATNERLYNAYTAKLLRELYEISLSAFSDENLLDEATRRVKKEQSIKRNSEFLVLEPSLQEKIFKITSNLVFIKYSASEIINLSKVADSLDATEIFINNSKNLSIQIYTKKSLNLSALLYEFAKFDLAYMEIFELFEKKFYIRLDFNQNVKKEELENTKNLALKSLNSEVLKEPLKPNINKDEINFELNHSKDYAKLSINAKDQRGLMAYVMSVFDRLHFQVTSARIQTVKNRTRNLFLIEKNERLESKSDEILNLLISE